In the Silurus meridionalis isolate SWU-2019-XX chromosome 6, ASM1480568v1, whole genome shotgun sequence genome, one interval contains:
- the ankrd46b gene encoding ankyrin repeat domain-containing protein 46: MSYVFINDTSQTSVPLLQACIDGDLAFARRLLETGCDPNIRDNRGRTGLHLAAARGNVEICRFLHKFGADLLATDYQGNTALHLCGHVDTIQFLVSNGLKIDICNHNGSTPLVLAKRRGVNKDAIRLLEGLEEQEVKGFNRGTHSKLETMQMAESESAMESHSLLNPNLQNSEGVLSSFRSTWQEFVEDLGFWRVLLLLVIIALLSLGIAYYVSGVLPFSASQLELVH; encoded by the exons ATGTCATATGTCTTCATCAATGACACGTCGCAGACAAGCGTGCCGTTACTGCAGGCCTGCATTGATGGAGACTTAGCATTCGCCAGACGGCTTCTGGAGACAGGCTGTGATCCAAACATCCGTGACAACCGTGGTCGCACCGGCCTTCACCTAGCAGCAGCACGAGGCAATGTGGAAATCTGCCGCTTCCTGCACAAATTTGGAGCAGATCTGCTCGCCACTGATTATCAAGGAAATACTGCACTGCATCTGTGTGGACATGTTGACACCATCCAGTTCCTCGTGTCTAATGGCCTCAAGATAGACATCTG TAATCATAATGGCTCGACTCCTCTGGTGCTGGCCAAGCGGCGAGGCGTGAATAAAGATGCCATTCGGCTGCTGGAGGGTTTGGAGGAACAGGAGGTGAAGGGCTTCAACAGAGGCACTCATTCCAAACTAGAGACCATGCAGATGGCCGAGAGTGAGAG TGCGATGGAGAGCCACTCACTGCTGAACCCCAATCTGCAGAACAGTGAGGGTGTACTGTCCAGTTTTCGCTCGACCTGGCAGGAGTTTGTGGAGGATCTGGGTTTCTGGAGGGTTCTCCTGCTTTTAGTGATCATCGCTCTGCTTTCTCTGGGCATTGCTTACTATGTGAGTGGGGTTTTGCCCTTCTCTGCCAGCCAGCTGGAGCTGGTCCACTAA